A window of the Bacillus sp. A301a_S52 genome harbors these coding sequences:
- the ascB gene encoding 6-phospho-beta-glucosidase, producing MPLKKDFLWGGAVAANQCEGAYLEDGKGLSLVDLLPAGKERWEALMEPKKALTTTYSHYPSHESIDFYHRYKEDIKLFAEMGFKVFRLSISWPRIFPNGDETEPNEKGLAFYDNVFDECAKYGIEPLVTINHFDTPLGLVKDYGGWRNRKLIDFYVKFAETVLHRYKGKVKYWLTFNEINMILHIPFFGAGLILEDGENHDQVKYQAAHYQLVASSLATKIAKEVDPQIQIGCMLAAGEIYPYTCHPNDMLKAVKENQSQYFFIDVQSRGYYPSYAERLFKELGVSLEVEEEDRDILKKYTVDFISFSYYSSRLTSADPEVNNAQKSGNAIMTLRNPHLDATDWGWQIDPIGLRVTMNQLWDRYQKPLFIVENGMGAVDELNENNTVEDDYRIEYMRDHLEQMIEAVEDGVELMGYTSWGCIDLVSAGSGEMKKRYGFIYVDRDNEGRGTNERYKKKSFNWYKQVIESNGEKL from the coding sequence ATGCCATTAAAAAAAGATTTCTTATGGGGTGGCGCAGTAGCTGCTAATCAATGTGAAGGTGCTTATTTAGAAGATGGAAAAGGGTTATCGTTAGTAGATCTTTTACCGGCAGGAAAAGAACGATGGGAAGCATTGATGGAGCCGAAAAAAGCGTTAACGACGACGTACTCACATTATCCGAGTCATGAATCAATTGATTTTTATCACCGTTATAAAGAAGACATTAAATTATTTGCCGAGATGGGGTTTAAAGTGTTTCGCTTGTCGATTTCGTGGCCGAGAATTTTTCCAAATGGAGATGAAACAGAGCCGAATGAAAAAGGGCTCGCATTTTATGATAACGTATTCGATGAGTGTGCTAAGTATGGCATTGAGCCGTTAGTCACCATCAATCATTTTGACACTCCCCTTGGATTAGTTAAAGATTACGGTGGTTGGCGCAACCGGAAATTGATTGATTTCTACGTCAAATTCGCTGAAACTGTTTTACACCGTTATAAAGGTAAAGTGAAATATTGGCTTACTTTCAATGAAATTAATATGATTCTTCATATCCCCTTTTTCGGAGCGGGACTCATATTAGAAGATGGTGAAAATCATGATCAAGTGAAATATCAAGCGGCTCATTATCAACTAGTAGCCAGTAGTTTGGCAACTAAGATTGCAAAAGAAGTTGATCCTCAAATTCAAATAGGGTGCATGTTAGCGGCAGGGGAAATTTATCCATACACGTGTCATCCTAATGATATGTTAAAAGCGGTAAAAGAAAATCAAAGTCAATATTTCTTTATTGATGTTCAGTCTCGAGGGTATTACCCATCTTATGCGGAGCGTCTCTTTAAAGAACTAGGAGTCTCTCTTGAGGTGGAAGAAGAAGATCGGGATATTTTAAAAAAGTATACGGTTGATTTCATTTCATTTTCTTATTATTCATCGCGATTAACGAGTGCTGATCCAGAAGTGAACAATGCTCAAAAAAGTGGAAATGCCATTATGACGTTGCGCAACCCACATCTGGATGCAACCGATTGGGGTTGGCAAATCGATCCCATTGGTTTACGTGTGACGATGAACCAATTATGGGACCGATATCAGAAGCCATTATTTATCGTAGAGAATGGGATGGGAGCTGTAGACGAACTAAATGAAAATAATACGGTAGAAGATGATTATCGTATTGAGTATATGCGTGACCATTTAGAACAAATGATAGAAGCGGTGGAAGATGGCGTTGAGTTAATGGGTTACACGTCTTGGGGATGTATTGATTTAGTGAGCGCTGGCAGTGGAGAAATGAAGAAACGTTATGGTTTCATCTACGTTGATCGAGACAATGAAGGCCGTGGCACAAATGAGCGTTATAAGAAAAAATCGTTCAACTGGTATAAGCAGGTCATCGAATCAAACGGAGAA